The following proteins are encoded in a genomic region of Neisseria perflava:
- a CDS encoding cupin encodes MSDTQTIRSAEFTASRAWGALDIANMNGTTVRLHWTNQPYTWHINDGEEVFAVMDGEVNMHYRENGEEHIVRLKSGDIFYAGIGTEHVAHPCGEARILVIEKEDSV; translated from the coding sequence ATGTCGGACACACAAACCATCCGCTCCGCCGAATTTACCGCTTCCCGCGCATGGGGCGCGCTCGACATCGCCAATATGAACGGCACCACCGTACGCCTGCACTGGACGAACCAACCCTACACATGGCACATCAACGACGGCGAGGAAGTGTTTGCTGTGATGGATGGCGAAGTTAATATGCACTACCGAGAAAACGGCGAAGAACACATCGTTCGTTTGAAAAGTGGAGATATCTTTTACGCAGGAATCGGCACGGAACACGTTGCCCATCCGTGCGGCGAAGCGCGGATTTTGGTGATTGAGAAAGAGGACAGTGTTTGA
- a CDS encoding chorismate mutase: MIEDKLPQTLDEVREAIDGLDKGLIELLARRQKLVRQAGRLKPKNDVRAVSAPERVAQVITSRRAYAEKAGLSPEVAEAVWRSMIDVFIKLEMDTNRTDGA, translated from the coding sequence ATGATTGAAGACAAATTACCGCAAACCCTGGACGAAGTCCGCGAAGCCATTGATGGTTTGGACAAGGGATTAATCGAATTACTCGCCCGCCGGCAGAAATTGGTACGGCAGGCTGGTCGTCTGAAACCTAAAAACGATGTGCGGGCGGTTTCCGCGCCTGAACGGGTGGCTCAAGTGATTACCTCGCGCCGCGCTTATGCCGAAAAGGCCGGTTTGTCGCCCGAAGTAGCAGAAGCAGTTTGGCGCAGCATGATTGATGTGTTCATTAAACTTGAGATGGACACCAACCGTACCGATGGAGCGTAG
- the nuoL gene encoding NADH-quinone oxidoreductase subunit L: MNDMTLYLVIALVPLAGSLIAGLFGNKIGRAGAHTVTILGVAVSAVLSAYVLWGFLNGSRTKFDENVYTWLTMGGLDFSVGFLVDTMTAMMMVVVTGVSLMVHIYTIGYMHDEKVGYQRFFSYISLFTFSMLMLIMSNNFIQLFFGWEAVGLVSYLLIGFYFKRPSATFANLKAFLINRVGDFGFLLGIGLVLAYFGGSLRYQDVFAYLPNVQTATIQLFPGVEWSLITVTCLLLFVGAMGKSAQFPLHVWLPDSMEGPTPISALIHAATMVTAGLFMVSRMSPIYEMSSTALSVIMVIGAITALFMGFLGVIQNDIKRVVAYSTLSQLGYMTVALGASAYSVAMFHVMTHAFFKALLFLAAGSAIIGMHHDQDMRHMGNLKKYMPITWLTMLIGNLSLIGTPFFSGFYSKDSIIEAAKYSTLPGSGFAYFAVLASVFVTAFYAFRQYFMVFHGEEKWRSLPEHHSDDHGEEHHGLGKNDNPHESPLVVTLPLILLAIPSVIIGYIAIEPMLYGDFFKDVIFVNADAHPTMHIMKEEFHGALAMVSHSLHSPVLYLAIAGVLSAWLLYVKLPHLPAKIAQTFRPIYVLFENKYYLDALYFNVFAKGTRALGTFFWKVGDTAIIDNGIVNGSAKLVGAIAAQVRKVQTGFIYTYAAAMVFGVLVLLGMTFWGLFR; encoded by the coding sequence ATGAACGACATGACTTTATATTTGGTAATTGCCCTTGTACCTTTGGCAGGCTCGTTGATTGCAGGTTTGTTCGGCAACAAAATCGGACGTGCCGGTGCGCATACCGTAACAATACTCGGTGTGGCGGTGTCCGCCGTGCTGTCGGCTTATGTGCTGTGGGGATTCCTCAATGGCAGCCGTACCAAGTTTGACGAGAACGTTTATACCTGGCTGACAATGGGCGGCTTAGATTTCTCCGTCGGCTTTTTGGTCGATACGATGACGGCGATGATGATGGTCGTGGTTACCGGCGTGTCGTTGATGGTGCATATCTATACCATCGGCTATATGCACGACGAAAAAGTCGGCTACCAACGCTTCTTCAGTTATATCTCTTTGTTTACATTCAGCATGTTGATGCTGATTATGAGCAACAACTTCATCCAACTCTTCTTCGGCTGGGAAGCTGTGGGCTTGGTATCGTATCTCTTGATCGGTTTCTATTTCAAACGTCCAAGCGCAACATTTGCCAACCTGAAAGCCTTTTTGATCAACCGTGTCGGCGACTTCGGCTTTTTGCTCGGTATCGGCTTGGTGCTTGCCTATTTCGGCGGCAGCCTGCGCTATCAAGATGTATTCGCTTATCTGCCTAATGTTCAGACGGCCACTATCCAACTGTTCCCCGGTGTGGAATGGTCTTTGATTACTGTAACCTGTTTACTCCTGTTTGTCGGTGCGATGGGTAAATCTGCACAATTCCCGCTGCATGTCTGGCTGCCTGATTCGATGGAAGGCCCGACACCGATTTCTGCATTGATTCACGCCGCAACCATGGTTACCGCCGGTCTGTTCATGGTATCGCGTATGTCGCCGATTTATGAGATGAGCAGCACTGCGCTATCTGTCATCATGGTAATCGGTGCGATTACTGCTCTGTTTATGGGTTTTTTGGGCGTGATTCAAAACGACATCAAACGTGTGGTTGCGTATTCCACCCTGTCGCAACTGGGCTACATGACCGTGGCTCTGGGCGCGTCTGCCTATTCCGTAGCAATGTTCCATGTGATGACCCACGCTTTCTTTAAAGCCTTGTTGTTCTTGGCCGCAGGTAGCGCGATTATCGGTATGCACCATGACCAAGACATGCGCCATATGGGTAACCTGAAAAAATACATGCCGATTACTTGGCTGACCATGCTGATCGGTAACTTGTCGCTGATCGGTACGCCGTTCTTCTCCGGCTTCTATTCCAAAGATTCGATTATCGAAGCAGCGAAATACAGCACCCTGCCGGGTAGCGGATTTGCTTATTTCGCCGTCCTCGCCAGTGTGTTCGTTACCGCGTTTTACGCGTTCCGCCAATACTTTATGGTGTTCCACGGCGAAGAAAAATGGCGCAGCCTGCCCGAACACCATTCAGACGACCATGGCGAAGAACATCACGGCTTGGGCAAAAACGACAATCCGCACGAAAGCCCGCTGGTCGTTACCCTGCCTTTGATTTTGCTTGCCATTCCGTCCGTCATCATCGGCTACATCGCCATCGAACCCATGCTCTACGGCGATTTCTTCAAAGACGTGATTTTTGTTAATGCCGACGCGCATCCGACCATGCACATCATGAAGGAAGAGTTCCACGGCGCATTGGCAATGGTGTCTCACAGCCTGCATTCGCCTGTACTCTACCTCGCTATTGCAGGTGTATTGAGCGCATGGCTCCTGTACGTCAAACTGCCGCACCTGCCTGCGAAAATTGCACAGACATTCCGTCCGATTTACGTTTTGTTTGAAAACAAATACTACCTCGACGCCCTGTATTTCAACGTCTTCGCTAAAGGCACGCGCGCATTGGGTACTTTCTTCTGGAAAGTCGGCGATACCGCCATTATCGACAACGGTATCGTCAACGGCTCTGCCAAACTGGTCGGCGCGATTGCCGCGCAGGTACGCAAAGTCCAAACTGGCTTTATCTACACCTACGCCGCCGCTATGGTATTCGGCGTATTGGTACTGCTCGGCATGACCTTCTGGGGATTGTTCCGATAA
- the nuoK gene encoding NADH-quinone oxidoreductase subunit NuoK, with translation MITLTHYLVLGALLFGISAMGIFMNRKNVLVLLMSIELMLLAVNFNFIAFSQYLGDTAGQIFVFFVLTVAAAESAIGLAIMVLVYRNRKTINVADLDELKG, from the coding sequence ATGATTACCTTGACGCATTATTTGGTATTGGGTGCGCTCCTGTTCGGTATCAGCGCAATGGGTATCTTTATGAACCGCAAAAACGTGCTGGTATTGCTGATGTCCATCGAGCTGATGCTCTTGGCGGTGAACTTCAACTTTATCGCTTTCTCCCAATATTTGGGCGATACTGCCGGACAGATTTTCGTATTCTTCGTACTGACCGTTGCCGCTGCCGAATCCGCCATCGGTTTGGCGATTATGGTATTGGTGTACCGTAACAGAAAAACAATCAACGTTGCCGATTTGGATGAGTTGAAAGGGTAA
- a CDS encoding NADH-quinone oxidoreductase subunit J, protein MTFSAILFYILAAIVLYGAVRTVTAKNPVHAALHLVLTFCVSAMIWMLMQAEFLGVTLVVVYVGAVMVLFLFVVMMLNIDIEAMRVGFWRHAPVAGVVGTLLAVALILILVNPKTDLAAFGLMKDIPADYNNIRDLGSRIYTDYLLPFELAAVLLLLGMVAAIALVHRKTFNPKRMDPADQVKVRADQGRMRLVKMEAVKPQVESAEESEVSDGLKPEGEGKA, encoded by the coding sequence ATGACTTTTTCCGCGATTCTGTTCTATATCCTTGCCGCCATCGTTTTGTACGGTGCGGTTCGTACCGTTACCGCTAAAAACCCTGTGCACGCCGCTTTGCATTTGGTGCTGACCTTCTGCGTGAGCGCGATGATTTGGATGCTGATGCAGGCCGAATTCTTGGGCGTAACGCTGGTGGTGGTTTACGTCGGCGCCGTGATGGTGTTGTTCCTGTTCGTCGTGATGATGCTGAATATCGACATCGAAGCCATGCGCGTCGGTTTCTGGCGTCATGCGCCGGTTGCCGGTGTGGTCGGCACATTGTTGGCGGTTGCCCTGATCCTGATTTTGGTCAACCCGAAAACCGACCTAGCTGCATTTGGTCTGATGAAAGACATTCCGGCCGATTACAACAATATCCGCGATTTGGGCAGCCGTATTTATACTGACTACCTGTTGCCGTTTGAGTTGGCGGCGGTATTGCTGCTGTTGGGTATGGTGGCCGCGATTGCACTGGTTCACCGCAAAACCTTCAATCCGAAACGTATGGATCCTGCCGACCAAGTCAAAGTACGCGCCGATCAAGGCCGTATGCGTCTGGTGAAAATGGAAGCGGTCAAACCGCAAGTCGAATCTGCCGAAGAAAGCGAAGTTTCAGACGGCCTCAAGCCGGAAGGGGAGGGCAAAGCATGA
- the nuoI gene encoding NADH-quinone oxidoreductase subunit NuoI, translating into MANLVKTFLLGELVKGMGVTLKNFFARKDTIYFPEEKTPQSVRFRGLHAQRRYPNGEERCIACKLCEAVCPAMAINIESEEREDGTRRTKRYDIDLTKCIFCGFCEEACPTDAIVETHIFEYHGEKKGDLHMTKPILLAIGDKYEPEIAKRKAADAPYR; encoded by the coding sequence ATGGCTAATTTAGTAAAAACCTTCCTGCTGGGCGAATTGGTGAAAGGCATGGGCGTAACGCTCAAAAACTTCTTCGCCCGCAAAGACACGATTTACTTCCCCGAAGAAAAAACGCCGCAATCCGTGCGTTTCCGCGGCCTGCACGCGCAACGCCGTTATCCGAACGGCGAAGAGCGCTGTATTGCGTGTAAATTGTGCGAGGCAGTTTGTCCGGCAATGGCGATTAACATTGAATCGGAAGAACGCGAAGACGGCACCCGCCGCACCAAGCGTTACGACATCGACCTGACCAAGTGCATCTTCTGCGGTTTCTGCGAAGAGGCCTGCCCGACCGATGCGATTGTGGAAACTCATATTTTTGAATACCACGGCGAGAAAAAAGGCGACTTGCACATGACCAAGCCGATTCTTTTGGCCATTGGCGACAAATACGAACCCGAAATCGCCAAACGCAAAGCCGCTGACGCGCCGTATCGTTAA
- a CDS encoding GFA family protein, whose protein sequence is MKAQCLCGAVSLETAENRELHACHCGKCRTWGSGASFTLAARSPEITGSEHIAHYQSSEWAQRCFCKHCGTHLFVQVGNDYYINAGLFADNAGFETTSQIFIDCKAPYYDLANDTPKLTEAEFLEMVGAAG, encoded by the coding sequence ATGAAAGCTCAATGCCTGTGCGGCGCAGTATCACTGGAAACCGCCGAAAACCGCGAACTCCACGCCTGCCATTGCGGGAAATGCCGCACATGGGGCAGCGGCGCGTCTTTTACTTTGGCCGCCCGGTCGCCCGAAATCACAGGCAGCGAGCACATCGCGCATTATCAGTCGTCCGAATGGGCGCAACGCTGTTTTTGCAAACACTGCGGCACACACCTGTTTGTGCAGGTTGGCAACGATTATTACATCAACGCCGGGCTGTTTGCCGACAACGCGGGCTTTGAAACTACCTCACAAATCTTTATTGATTGCAAAGCTCCGTATTATGACTTGGCCAACGATACCCCGAAGCTGACCGAAGCCGAGTTTTTAGAAATGGTGGGCGCGGCAGGTTAA
- the nuoH gene encoding NADH-quinone oxidoreductase subunit NuoH, with translation MQEWFQNLFAATLGLGDLGITVGLVVSVIVKIVIILIPLILTVAYLTYFERKVIGFMQLRVGPNVTGPWGLIQPFADVFKLLFKEVTRPKLSNKALFYIGPIMSLAPSFAAWAVIPFNEEWVLTNINIGLLYILMITSLSVYGVIIAGWASNSKYSFLGAMRASAQSISYEIAMSAALVCVVMVSGSMNFSDIVAAQAKGIAGGSVFSWNWLPLFPIFIVYLISAVAETNRAPFDVAEGESEIVAGHHVEYSGFAFALFFLAEYIFMILIAALTSLMFLGGWLSPFPQSWGFIGTPSAFWMFVKMAAVLYWYLWIRATFPRYRYDQIMRLGWKVLIPIGFAYIVILGVWMISPLNLWK, from the coding sequence ATGCAAGAATGGTTCCAAAACCTCTTTGCCGCAACGCTCGGTCTGGGCGATTTGGGCATCACCGTAGGCTTGGTGGTATCCGTCATCGTCAAAATCGTGATTATCCTGATTCCGCTGATTCTGACCGTTGCCTACCTGACGTATTTTGAACGTAAAGTCATCGGCTTTATGCAGCTTCGTGTCGGCCCGAACGTAACCGGCCCGTGGGGTCTGATTCAGCCGTTTGCCGACGTGTTCAAACTCTTGTTTAAAGAGGTAACTCGTCCGAAGCTGTCAAACAAGGCCCTGTTCTATATCGGCCCGATTATGTCGCTCGCCCCGTCTTTTGCGGCTTGGGCGGTGATTCCTTTCAACGAAGAATGGGTGCTGACCAATATCAATATCGGTCTTTTGTACATCCTGATGATTACTTCGCTGTCGGTTTACGGCGTGATCATCGCGGGCTGGGCTTCCAACTCCAAATATTCGTTCTTGGGTGCAATGCGTGCTTCCGCGCAAAGCATTTCCTACGAGATTGCCATGAGTGCCGCGCTGGTGTGCGTCGTGATGGTATCGGGCAGCATGAACTTCTCCGACATCGTTGCCGCACAAGCCAAAGGTATTGCCGGCGGTTCGGTATTCTCTTGGAACTGGTTGCCGCTCTTCCCCATCTTCATCGTCTATCTGATTTCCGCCGTTGCCGAAACCAACCGCGCGCCGTTTGACGTGGCAGAGGGTGAATCTGAAATCGTTGCCGGCCACCACGTCGAATACTCCGGCTTCGCGTTCGCGCTGTTCTTCCTCGCCGAATACATTTTCATGATTCTGATTGCCGCGCTGACATCGCTGATGTTCCTCGGCGGCTGGTTGTCTCCGTTTCCGCAAAGTTGGGGCTTTATCGGTACGCCTTCCGCATTCTGGATGTTCGTGAAAATGGCGGCAGTGTTGTACTGGTATCTGTGGATCCGTGCAACTTTCCCGCGCTACCGTTACGACCAAATCATGCGTTTGGGCTGGAAAGTGCTGATTCCGATCGGCTTTGCCTACATCGTGATTTTGGGCGTGTGGATGATTTCACCGCTGAATCTGTGGAAATAG
- the nuoG gene encoding NADH-quinone oxidoreductase subunit NuoG, translating into MLQIEIDGKQVSVEQGATVIEAAHKLGTYIPHFCYHKKLSIAANCRMCLVDVEKAPKPLPACATPVTDGMIVRTHSAKAREAQEGVMEFLLINHPLDCPTCDQGGECQLQDLAMGYGKTTSRYTEEKRSVVGKDMGPLVSAEEMSRCIHCTRCVRFTEEIAGVQEIAMANRGEHSEIMPFIGKAVETELSGNVIDLCPVGALTSKPFRFNARTWELNRRKSVSAHDALGSNLIVQTKDHTVRRVLPLENEAINECWLSDRDRFAYEGLYHESRLKNPKIKQGGEWMDVDWKTALEYVRSTIECIAKDGNQNQVGVWANPMNTVEELYLAKKLANGLGVKNFATRLRQQDKRLSDGLKGAQWLGQSIESLADNDAVLVVGANLRKEQPLLTARLRRAAKDRMALSVLASSKEELFMPLLSQEAAHPDEWAGRLKNLSADAEHAVTASLKNAEKAAVILGAEVQNHPDYAAIYAAAQELADATGAVLGILPQAANSVGADVLGVNSGESVAEMANAPKQAVLLLNVEPEIDTVDGAKAVAALKQAKSVMAFTPFVSETLLDVCDVLLPIAPFTETSGSFINMEGRLQSFHGVVQGFGDSRPMWKVLRVLGNLFDLKGFEYHDTAAILKDALDAESLPSKLDNRSTWTGESVQTASDRLVRVGGVGIYHTDSIVRRSAPLQETSHAAVPVARVNPNTLARLGLQDGQTAIAKQNGAGVSVAVKADAGLPENVVHLPLHTENAALGALMDTIELAGA; encoded by the coding sequence ATGTTACAAATCGAAATCGACGGCAAACAGGTATCTGTGGAGCAGGGCGCGACGGTGATTGAAGCCGCGCACAAGCTCGGTACTTATATCCCGCATTTCTGTTATCACAAAAAACTTTCCATCGCCGCCAACTGCCGTATGTGTTTGGTGGACGTGGAAAAAGCCCCCAAACCTCTGCCCGCCTGTGCCACGCCGGTTACAGACGGCATGATTGTGCGTACGCATTCGGCAAAAGCTCGAGAGGCGCAAGAAGGCGTGATGGAGTTCCTGCTCATCAACCATCCGCTTGATTGTCCGACCTGCGACCAAGGCGGCGAATGCCAGTTGCAGGATTTGGCGATGGGCTACGGCAAAACCACCAGCCGCTATACCGAAGAAAAACGTTCCGTCGTCGGCAAAGACATGGGTCCTTTGGTTTCCGCCGAGGAAATGAGCCGTTGTATCCACTGTACCCGTTGCGTTCGTTTCACTGAAGAAATCGCCGGCGTGCAAGAAATCGCTATGGCCAACCGCGGCGAACATTCCGAGATCATGCCTTTTATCGGCAAAGCGGTAGAAACCGAATTGTCAGGCAACGTCATTGATTTGTGTCCCGTCGGTGCGCTGACCAGCAAACCGTTCCGCTTCAACGCGCGTACTTGGGAATTGAACCGCCGCAAATCCGTTTCCGCCCATGACGCTTTGGGCAGCAACCTGATTGTGCAAACCAAAGACCATACCGTCCGCCGCGTGTTGCCGTTGGAAAACGAAGCCATCAACGAATGCTGGCTGTCCGACCGCGACCGTTTCGCCTACGAAGGCCTGTATCACGAAAGCCGTCTGAAAAACCCGAAAATCAAACAGGGCGGCGAGTGGATGGACGTGGATTGGAAAACTGCGTTGGAATATGTCCGCAGCACGATTGAATGTATCGCCAAAGACGGCAACCAAAACCAAGTCGGCGTTTGGGCCAATCCGATGAATACGGTTGAAGAGCTGTATTTGGCCAAAAAGCTTGCCAATGGTTTGGGTGTTAAAAACTTTGCAACCCGTTTGCGCCAACAAGACAAACGTCTTTCAGACGGCCTTAAAGGTGCGCAATGGTTGGGACAAAGCATTGAATCTTTGGCTGACAACGATGCTGTATTAGTAGTCGGTGCGAACTTGCGCAAAGAACAGCCGCTCCTGACCGCCCGCTTGCGCCGTGCCGCCAAAGACCGTATGGCCTTGAGCGTATTAGCCAGCAGTAAAGAAGAATTGTTTATGCCGCTTCTGTCTCAAGAAGCCGCACATCCCGACGAGTGGGCAGGCCGTCTGAAAAACCTGTCTGCCGATGCGGAACACGCAGTTACCGCCAGCCTGAAAAACGCTGAAAAAGCAGCAGTGATTTTGGGCGCCGAAGTGCAAAACCATCCTGATTACGCCGCCATTTATGCCGCCGCGCAAGAGCTGGCGGATGCAACCGGCGCAGTGCTGGGTATTTTGCCTCAAGCCGCCAACAGCGTCGGTGCGGATGTTTTAGGCGTGAACTCCGGCGAGAGCGTTGCCGAAATGGCAAACGCGCCGAAACAGGCAGTCTTGCTGCTCAACGTCGAGCCTGAAATCGATACGGTTGACGGTGCAAAAGCCGTAGCCGCGTTGAAACAGGCGAAAAGCGTGATGGCGTTTACACCGTTTGTCAGCGAAACGCTGCTGGATGTGTGCGACGTATTGTTGCCGATTGCGCCGTTTACCGAAACATCAGGCAGCTTCATCAATATGGAAGGCCGTCTGCAATCTTTCCACGGCGTGGTACAAGGCTTCGGCGACTCGCGTCCGATGTGGAAAGTGTTGCGCGTATTGGGCAACCTGTTTGACCTGAAAGGTTTTGAATACCACGATACCGCTGCGATTCTGAAAGATGCGCTGGATGCGGAAAGCCTGCCGTCCAAACTGGACAACCGCAGCACATGGACAGGGGAGAGCGTTCAGACGGCCTCAGACCGCCTCGTCCGTGTCGGTGGTGTCGGTATTTATCACACTGATTCTATCGTGCGCCGTTCTGCGCCGTTGCAAGAAACCAGCCATGCCGCCGTGCCTGTCGCGCGTGTAAATCCAAACACATTGGCACGCTTAGGTCTGCAAGACGGACAAACCGCCATCGCCAAACAAAACGGCGCAGGCGTATCGGTTGCCGTCAAAGCCGATGCCGGACTGCCTGAAAACGTGGTGCATCTGCCGCTGCATACCGAAAATGCCGCGCTGGGTGCGTTGATGGACACTATTGAACTGGCGGGAGCTTGA
- the nuoF gene encoding NADH-quinone oxidoreductase subunit NuoF has product MAIYQSGVIFDQVDTANPDCWTLDEYVKRGGYTALRKILSENISQTDVIDEVKTSGLRGRGGAGFPTGLKWSFMPRSFPGEKYVVCNTDEGEPGTFKDRDIIMFNPHALIEGMIIAGYAMGAKAGYNYIHGEIFEGYQRFEAALEQARAAGFLGKNILGSDFEFELFAHHGYGAYICGEETALLESLEGKKGQPRFKPPFPASFGLYGKPTTINNTETFSSVPFIIRDGGQAFADKGIPNAGGTKLFCISGHVERPGNYEVPLGTPFAEVLKMAGGMRGGKKLKAVIPGGSSAPVLPADIMMQTNMDYDSISKAGSMLGSGAIIVMDEDVCMVKALERLSYFYYDESCGQCTPCREGTGWLYRIVHRIVEGKGRMEDLDLLDSIGNQMAGRTICALADAAVFPVRSFTKHFRDEFVHYIEHGGPMKPNKWY; this is encoded by the coding sequence ATGGCTATTTACCAATCAGGCGTGATTTTTGACCAAGTGGATACCGCCAATCCCGATTGCTGGACATTGGACGAATACGTCAAACGTGGCGGTTATACCGCCCTGCGTAAAATCCTGTCCGAAAACATCTCGCAAACCGATGTGATTGACGAAGTCAAAACCTCTGGCTTGCGCGGTCGTGGCGGTGCGGGCTTCCCGACCGGTTTAAAATGGAGCTTTATGCCCCGTTCCTTCCCGGGCGAAAAATATGTGGTTTGTAACACCGACGAAGGCGAGCCGGGTACATTTAAAGACCGCGACATCATCATGTTCAATCCTCATGCCCTGATTGAAGGCATGATTATCGCCGGTTACGCGATGGGTGCGAAAGCCGGCTACAACTACATCCACGGCGAAATTTTCGAAGGCTACCAACGTTTTGAAGCCGCTTTGGAGCAGGCGCGTGCCGCAGGCTTTTTGGGTAAAAATATTTTGGGTTCGGATTTTGAATTTGAACTCTTCGCCCACCACGGCTACGGCGCATATATTTGCGGCGAAGAAACCGCATTGCTCGAATCGCTGGAAGGCAAAAAAGGCCAGCCTCGCTTTAAACCACCATTCCCTGCTTCGTTCGGCCTGTACGGCAAACCGACTACCATCAACAATACCGAAACGTTCTCCTCCGTCCCCTTCATTATCCGTGACGGCGGACAGGCATTTGCCGATAAAGGTATTCCGAATGCAGGCGGTACCAAATTGTTCTGTATTTCCGGTCATGTCGAGCGTCCAGGCAACTATGAAGTGCCGTTGGGCACGCCGTTTGCCGAAGTCCTGAAAATGGCGGGCGGTATGCGCGGCGGTAAAAAACTTAAAGCCGTCATTCCCGGCGGTTCGTCCGCGCCCGTGTTGCCTGCCGATATCATGATGCAGACCAATATGGACTATGACTCGATTTCCAAAGCAGGCTCGATGTTGGGTTCCGGCGCGATTATCGTGATGGACGAAGACGTGTGCATGGTGAAAGCCCTTGAGCGTCTGAGCTACTTCTACTACGACGAGTCTTGCGGCCAATGTACGCCTTGCCGAGAAGGTACCGGCTGGCTTTACCGAATCGTCCACCGCATTGTAGAAGGCAAAGGCCGCATGGAAGACTTGGATTTGCTGGATTCTATCGGTAACCAAATGGCAGGCCGCACCATCTGCGCCCTCGCCGATGCCGCCGTCTTCCCTGTCCGCAGCTTTACTAAGCATTTCCGTGATGAGTTTGTGCATTACATCGAACACGGCGGACCGATGAAACCGAATAAGTGGTATTAA
- the nuoE gene encoding NADH-quinone oxidoreductase subunit NuoE, which translates to MLSAESLKQIDIELAKYPADQRRSAIMGALRIAQTEKGWLAPETIAFVADYIGISPAQAYEVATFYNMYDLEPVGKYKLTVCTNLPCALRGGMATGEYLKQKLGIGYGETTPDGKFTLVEGECMGACGDAPVMLVNNHSMCSFMTEEAIEKKLAELE; encoded by the coding sequence ATGTTATCCGCAGAATCCTTAAAACAAATTGATATTGAGTTGGCAAAATATCCTGCCGACCAACGCCGATCCGCCATTATGGGTGCATTGCGTATCGCCCAGACCGAAAAAGGCTGGCTTGCTCCAGAGACCATCGCCTTTGTCGCAGACTATATCGGCATCTCGCCTGCACAAGCCTACGAAGTCGCTACTTTCTACAATATGTACGACCTTGAGCCTGTCGGTAAATATAAATTGACCGTTTGTACCAACCTGCCCTGCGCCCTGCGCGGCGGTATGGCTACCGGCGAATACCTCAAACAAAAACTCGGTATCGGTTATGGCGAAACCACGCCCGACGGCAAATTCACCCTCGTCGAAGGCGAATGCATGGGCGCATGCGGCGACGCCCCAGTTATGCTGGTAAACAACCACAGCATGTGCAGCTTTATGACTGAAGAGGCGATTGAGAAGAAACTGGCGGAGTTGGAGTAG